A window from Neodiprion fabricii isolate iyNeoFabr1 chromosome 2, iyNeoFabr1.1, whole genome shotgun sequence encodes these proteins:
- the LOC124176299 gene encoding uncharacterized protein LOC124176299, protein MTSRLKNGRFVKKRTADKINNALAGMSNAKKPKVEIALDGKDGDKIPDENGIVTWKVIATNLKCTSCRSLLDLEKLYEFKTEGLHSKFKIKCDKCAKLNKVNSGVKTKTVSDINSSVVLGAIHSGVGNTSLNKILACANLPQIRNQLYKRYEVIVGKAIESEAKDSCKRAASEEKELVVKNVKKLCDTL, encoded by the exons atGACTTCGCGATTAAAAAACGGCAGATTTGTCAAAAAAAGGACTgctgataaaattaataatgcaTTAGCAGGTATGTCTAATGCTAAAAAACCAAAAGTTGAAATTGCACTTGACGGAAAGGACGGAGATAAAATTCCTGACGAGAATGGGATAGTTACGTGGAAAGTAATTGCAACAAATCTGAAATGCACAAGCTGCAGAAGTCTTTTGGATTTGGAGAAGCTTTATGAGTTCAAAACAGAAGGTCTgcattcaaaatttaaaataaagtGTGATAAATGTGCAAAGCTTAATAAGGTCAACAGTGGAGTAAAAACCAAGACAGTCTCTGATATTAATTCATCCGTGGTACTTG GAGCTATCCATTCAGGTGTAGGAAACACCAGTTTAAATAAGATTCTAGCTTGTGCAAATTTACCTCAAATTAGAAATCAACTATATAAAAGATATGAGGTTATAGTTGGCAAAGCTATTGAATCAGAAGCAAAGGACAGTTGTAAGCGAGCTGCatcagaagaaaaagaattggtcgttaaaaatgtaaagaaattaTGCGATACATTGTAA
- the LOC124174789 gene encoding uncharacterized protein LOC124174789 encodes MGWTKRGNGRSYDSLNGCSTIIGFLSGNILDYTTKNRKCRKCDMGRKKEDHDCRLNFYGSAKVMEPAAGVELVNHSSILKEAGLQIRAIIGDEDSSMIAAVRAYNPTQEFHKLCDKNHLTKNFGTALWKMQSSYKELARQGVSPHIKKCFSYAVSQNKGKSEQLALNLKQIPDHLFSRHENCGNWCNPNKKHTLNLSDETLYGALVNLFEVYAANSHKFSVVASSQGNESFNNVVAHKAHKNKCLSTSAACDIRVASAFCVKNDGDKSVLNIQKKLNLPNGLQTVKYVRQMDVHREKITIFNQTKGKKIRRLELKRKRELLRKNNEKSEGITYESNCGINRLNDYVRDSKKSNIIDEHETIVVYFDIETTGFAADAHILQIAAICDTEVFNVYIHTKTNIFASASAVTKLHHDHGKNLFHDKKKDYPRLHQISHPIFPSGFGDPTVTTPF; translated from the exons ATGGGTTGGACAAAACGTGGTAATGGACGTAGCTATGACAGCTTGAACGGTTGTAGTACAATTATTGGATTTTTATCGGGAAACATTTTGGATTACACgacgaaaaatcgaaaatgcCGGAAATGCGATATGGGTCGTAAAAAAGAAGACCATGACTgtcgattaaatttttacgGTAGTGCTAAAGTGATGGAGCCTGCGGCAGGAGTTGAACTTGTCAATCACAGCAGCATCTTAAAGGAAGCTGGTCTTCAAATACGAGCCATCATAGGAGACGAAGACAGTTCTATGATTGCTGCTGTACGAGCATACAATCCAACTCaagaatttcataaattatgtGATAAAAATCACTTGACCAAGAATTTTGGGACAGCATTGTGGAAAATGCAATCGAGTTATAAAGAATTGGCTAGACAGGGTGTTTCTCCTCACATTAAAAAATGCTTCTCATATGCTGTGTCTCAAAATAAGGGGAAATCTGAACAGTTGGCTTTAAATTTGAAGCAAATACCTGATCACTTATTCAGTAGACACGAAAATTGCGGTAATTGGTGCAATCCTAATAAAAAGCATACACTCAATCTATCAGATGAAACTTTATACGGTGCATTAGTTAACTTATTTGAAGTATATGCCGCTAACTCACATAAATTCTCTGTAGTGGCTTCAAGCCAAGGCAATGAGAGTTTTAATAATGTTGTAGCTCATAAAGCTCATAAAAACAAATGTTTGAGCACAAGTGCTGCTTGTGATATCAGAGTTGCATCTGCTTTTTGTGTTAAAAATGATGGTGATAAGAGtgttttgaatattcaaaaaaagttAAATCTTCCTAATGGACTTCAAACGGTTAAATACGTTCGTCAAATGGATGTACACCGAGAGAAGATAACGATATTTAACCAGACAAAgggtaaaaaaatacgtcGATTAGAAttgaagagaaagagagagcttttgaggaaaaataatgaaaaaagtgaGGGTATTACTTATGAAAGTAATTGCGGGATTAATAGATTAAATGATTATGTTCGTGATAGCAAAAAGAGTAACATTATTGATGAACATGAAACAATTGTCGTTTACTTCGACATTGAAACTACTGGATTTGCAGCTGATGCTCATATTCTACAAATAGCTGCTATCTGTGACACAGAAGTTTTTAATGTTTACATTCACACCAAAACTAACATCTTCGCGTCAGCGAGTGCCGTTACTAAACTTCACCATGATcatgggaaaaatttatttcatgaTAAGAAGAAG GACTATCCACGACTCCACCAAATCTCGCACCCCATTTTTCCGAGCGGCTTTGGGGATCCAACTGTCAcgacgccattttga